A genome region from Cognatishimia activa includes the following:
- a CDS encoding Fic family protein: protein MRLPIDRYNFDDNVTYHYGEFPPTSLDYEKLFVPMGNACAALARYDQTLQALPNSDFLVTPLRGQEAVVSSRMEGTISTIDEVLRYEADTNDDEAPSNVRLETLEVVLYAAALKRAQQSLSSGYPISEHLIRSAHNTLLGLGRGAQKKPGEYKTEQNYIGDDVSRQISFTPISPEQLEPAMASLMEFTNSGQFPPLLNIALSHVEFEALHPFNDGNGRIGRMLITLALWKKGLISEPHFYISAFFEENKAEYIERMRQVSASGDWTGWCGFFLEAVASQAEQNLKTALAITTLYEDMKDVFREALNSQWTLQAQDFIFKNPIFRNARFTGRSGIPKPTAIRLSRALVEEGLLLELEPAAGNRSALFEFEPLMRIIRT, encoded by the coding sequence ATGCGCCTTCCTATTGATCGCTATAACTTCGATGACAACGTAACTTACCATTACGGTGAGTTTCCACCTACCTCATTGGACTACGAGAAATTGTTTGTGCCGATGGGGAATGCCTGTGCCGCTTTGGCTCGGTACGATCAGACATTGCAGGCGCTTCCAAACAGCGACTTTCTTGTGACACCCCTTCGTGGTCAGGAAGCTGTAGTATCGTCTCGAATGGAAGGAACGATTTCCACGATTGACGAAGTCCTTCGATATGAGGCGGACACAAATGACGACGAAGCGCCGTCAAATGTACGATTGGAAACCCTAGAGGTCGTTCTTTATGCGGCCGCCCTAAAGCGCGCTCAACAGAGTCTCTCGTCAGGATATCCCATCAGCGAGCATCTTATCCGCTCCGCACACAATACCCTTTTGGGCCTCGGTAGGGGCGCGCAAAAGAAACCAGGAGAATACAAGACCGAACAAAATTACATTGGCGATGACGTATCCCGTCAGATCTCTTTTACACCTATTTCGCCTGAGCAGCTTGAGCCTGCCATGGCATCATTGATGGAATTTACGAACTCAGGTCAATTTCCGCCTTTGCTAAACATCGCGCTTTCTCATGTAGAATTTGAGGCTCTACACCCCTTCAATGATGGTAATGGGCGGATTGGGCGGATGTTGATTACGCTGGCACTTTGGAAAAAGGGTCTTATTTCCGAGCCTCACTTTTACATCAGCGCGTTTTTTGAGGAAAATAAGGCTGAGTATATTGAAAGGATGCGCCAAGTTTCAGCCTCTGGCGACTGGACGGGATGGTGTGGATTCTTTCTAGAGGCCGTCGCGAGCCAAGCAGAACAAAACCTTAAGACCGCCTTGGCAATAACAACCCTTTATGAAGATATGAAAGATGTTTTCCGAGAGGCGTTAAACTCGCAATGGACTTTGCAAGCTCAAGATTTCATCTTCAAAAACCCGATCTTCCGGAACGCCCGCTTTACAGGGCGAAGCGGTATACCTAAACCAACGGCGATAAGACTTTCACGCGCCTTGGTAGAAGAGGGCCTGTTGTTGGAACTCGAACCCGCCGCGGGAAACCGCTCGGCATTATTTGAATTTGAGCCACTCATGCGGATTATTCGAACTTAA
- the regB gene encoding sensor histidine kinase RegB: MPETPVQLISGNRRGNWISLRTITMVRWIAIIGQVTALIVAQQFFHLDLEYELCFLAIAVSALVNILGYFTFPENKLLTESENAALLLFDLLQLCFLLFLTGGLNNPFSILVVGPVTISAATLSVRMTAILASVTIALVAMMTQFYFPLRTASGVILETQQIFLIGSFAGIVIAVLFSSIYSQRVVSEMSSMAEALAATQMALAREQKLTDLGGVVAAAAHELGTPLATIKLTSGELMEELSDNPELQEDAALIRQQADRCRDILRSMGRAGKSDLHMRSLPLLTVIEEAAEPHSDRGKDVTIDETISDDILGEEPMVQRRAEIVHGLRNLIQNAVDFSKSSVRVEATWTNEFVSVCVIDDGPGFPNHVIGRIGSPMLRRGRSEKDKKRRPGYDGMGLGLFIAKTLLERTGATLHFANLTYETASHSGAIVEVSWPRKAIEAQADSPLSAENPQIQ, encoded by the coding sequence ATGCCCGAAACCCCCGTCCAGCTTATCTCTGGCAATCGCCGTGGCAATTGGATTTCCTTGCGGACGATCACGATGGTGCGGTGGATCGCTATCATCGGTCAGGTTACCGCCCTGATCGTGGCCCAGCAGTTCTTTCACCTAGATCTGGAATACGAACTTTGCTTTCTGGCCATTGCCGTGTCGGCTTTGGTGAACATCCTTGGCTATTTCACCTTTCCCGAAAACAAACTTTTGACGGAAAGCGAAAACGCGGCATTGTTGCTGTTTGACCTACTGCAACTGTGTTTTCTTTTGTTTCTGACCGGAGGCTTGAACAACCCCTTCTCGATCCTCGTTGTTGGGCCTGTGACGATTTCCGCCGCGACGCTTTCTGTGCGGATGACCGCGATACTGGCCTCTGTCACCATTGCTTTGGTGGCCATGATGACCCAGTTCTATTTCCCACTGCGCACGGCATCTGGCGTCATTCTGGAAACACAGCAGATCTTTCTGATTGGCAGCTTTGCCGGGATCGTCATCGCCGTGCTGTTCTCGTCGATCTATTCCCAGCGTGTTGTCTCGGAAATGTCTTCAATGGCCGAGGCCCTGGCTGCCACCCAGATGGCCCTAGCGCGAGAACAAAAATTGACGGATCTCGGGGGTGTGGTCGCCGCAGCGGCACATGAGCTTGGCACGCCTCTGGCGACGATCAAACTGACCAGCGGCGAATTGATGGAGGAGCTCTCGGACAATCCAGAACTGCAGGAAGACGCGGCATTGATCCGTCAGCAAGCAGATCGCTGTCGGGATATCCTGCGATCCATGGGGCGGGCCGGCAAAAGCGATCTGCACATGCGCAGCCTGCCCCTCTTGACCGTTATCGAAGAGGCCGCCGAGCCCCATAGTGACCGCGGCAAAGACGTCACCATTGATGAAACCATTTCGGATGACATCCTCGGCGAGGAACCCATGGTTCAACGCCGCGCCGAAATCGTGCACGGGCTGCGCAACCTGATCCAAAACGCCGTGGATTTCTCGAAGTCCTCGGTGCGGGTTGAGGCCACTTGGACCAATGAGTTTGTTTCGGTCTGTGTGATCGACGACGGGCCAGGCTTTCCCAATCATGTGATTGGCCGGATCGGTAGCCCGATGTTGCGACGCGGACGAAGCGAGAAGGACAAGAAGCGCAGGCCTGGCTATGACGGCATGGGATTGGGTCTGTTTATAGCCAAGACTTTGCTGGAACGCACGGGCGCAACGCTGCACTTCGCGAACCTCACGTATGAGACCGCCTCACATAGCGGCGCCATTGTCGAGGTGTCTTGGCCCCGTAAGGCAATTGAAGCGCAGGCCGATAGCCCACTGTCCGCCGAGAACCCGCAGATCCAGTAG
- a CDS encoding DUF2853 family protein translates to MGKRDDLIAQYADDLRNKCGMEPDMDLLEKVTLGCGPAIYNADASTVAATQESELETVKNNFLIKKLGLADGPQLMDAINSVMDTYGRSERNKYRAVVYYMLTKHFGKESIYG, encoded by the coding sequence ATGGGAAAACGCGACGATTTGATCGCTCAATACGCGGATGATCTGCGCAACAAATGCGGTATGGAGCCAGATATGGACCTGCTGGAAAAGGTCACTTTGGGCTGCGGTCCAGCGATCTATAACGCGGATGCTTCGACGGTTGCCGCCACTCAGGAGAGCGAGCTGGAAACCGTAAAGAACAACTTCCTGATCAAGAAACTGGGCCTTGCGGACGGCCCGCAGCTGATGGATGCGATCAATTCCGTGATGGACACTTACGGTCGCTCCGAGCGCAACAAGTACCGCGCCGTGGTCTATTACATGCTGACCAAACATTTCGGCAAAGAGTCCATTTACGGCTAA
- the ahcY gene encoding adenosylhomocysteinase: protein MPTDYIVKDIALAGFGRKELDIAETEMPGLMALRKEYGEEKPLKGARIVGSLHMTIQTACLIETLVALGADVRWASCNIFSTQDHAAAAIADAGIPVFAIKGQSLEEHWDYLDKSFLFEDGPNMILDDGGDATLYVLLGARAEAGEDIIPVPQSEEEEVIKAQIAKRMAASPGWFTKTRDQIMGVSEETTTGVHRLYELQKNGQLPFPAINVNDSVTKSKFDNKYGCKESLVDGIRRATDTMMAGKVAVVCGYGDVGKGSAASLAGAGARVKVTEADPICALQAAMDGFEVTLLEDEVATADVFITTTGNKDIIRIEHMRAMKDMAIVGNIGHFDNEIQVAALKNHKWTNIKEQVDMIEMPSGNRIILLSEGRLLNLGNATGHPSFVMSASFTNQVLAQIELFLRGDQYKNEVYILPKHLDEKVAALHLDRVGAKLTKLTKEQASYIGVTPEGPFKPEHYRY from the coding sequence ATGCCGACAGACTATATTGTTAAAGACATCGCGTTGGCTGGTTTTGGCCGCAAGGAACTCGATATTGCTGAAACCGAGATGCCGGGCCTGATGGCGCTGCGCAAGGAATATGGCGAGGAAAAGCCGCTGAAAGGCGCGCGCATCGTTGGATCTCTGCATATGACGATCCAGACGGCTTGCCTGATCGAGACGCTGGTCGCATTGGGCGCGGATGTGCGTTGGGCGTCCTGTAACATCTTCTCGACCCAAGACCACGCGGCGGCGGCGATTGCGGATGCGGGTATTCCTGTCTTTGCGATCAAGGGTCAGTCTCTGGAAGAGCATTGGGACTATCTGGATAAATCCTTCCTGTTTGAAGACGGCCCGAACATGATCCTCGACGATGGCGGCGATGCGACGCTTTACGTTCTGCTAGGCGCTCGTGCCGAGGCGGGCGAAGACATCATCCCAGTGCCTCAGTCCGAAGAAGAAGAGGTCATCAAAGCGCAGATCGCGAAGCGGATGGCGGCCTCCCCTGGTTGGTTCACCAAGACTCGCGACCAGATCATGGGCGTGTCTGAGGAAACCACCACTGGCGTGCATCGCCTGTATGAGCTGCAGAAAAACGGCCAGCTGCCCTTCCCTGCGATCAACGTGAATGATTCGGTCACCAAGTCCAAGTTCGACAACAAATACGGCTGTAAAGAGAGCCTCGTTGACGGTATCCGCCGCGCGACCGACACGATGATGGCGGGTAAAGTGGCGGTTGTTTGCGGCTATGGCGACGTGGGCAAAGGCTCTGCTGCGTCTCTGGCGGGTGCAGGTGCGCGGGTGAAAGTGACCGAAGCCGATCCGATCTGCGCGCTGCAAGCCGCGATGGACGGGTTCGAAGTGACCCTGCTGGAAGACGAAGTCGCCACTGCGGACGTCTTCATCACCACCACCGGCAACAAAGACATCATCCGCATCGAGCATATGCGCGCGATGAAGGATATGGCGATCGTTGGCAACATCGGCCACTTTGACAATGAGATCCAGGTTGCGGCTCTGAAGAACCACAAGTGGACCAATATCAAAGAGCAAGTGGACATGATCGAGATGCCATCCGGCAATCGCATCATCCTCTTGTCGGAAGGTCGCCTTCTGAACCTTGGCAACGCAACAGGCCACCCATCCTTCGTGATGTCAGCCTCCTTCACCAACCAGGTTCTGGCGCAGATCGAGCTGTTCCTGCGTGGCGATCAGTACAAGAACGAAGTCTATATCCTGCCGAAGCATCTGGACGAGAAAGTGGCTGCGCTGCACCTTGATCGCGTGGGCGCGAAGCTGACCAAGCTGACCAAGGAGCAAGCGTCCTATATTGGCGTGACGCCAGAAGGTCCGTTTAAGCCTGAGCATTATCGCTATTAA
- a CDS encoding EVE domain-containing protein, producing MRYWLFKSEPSTWSWDDQVAKGDAGEEWDGVRNYQARNFMREMKLGDRGFFYHSQKEKSVVGVVEVCAEAHPDSTTDDHRWECVDIKAVVPVKTPVSLDMIKADPRLAEMVLVKNSRLSVQPVTEDEWQVICDIAGVET from the coding sequence ATGCGCTACTGGCTGTTCAAATCCGAACCCTCGACCTGGAGCTGGGACGATCAGGTTGCCAAAGGCGACGCAGGCGAGGAATGGGACGGCGTACGCAACTACCAGGCGCGCAATTTCATGCGCGAGATGAAACTGGGCGATCGCGGGTTTTTCTATCATTCACAAAAGGAGAAATCCGTGGTCGGCGTGGTCGAAGTCTGCGCCGAGGCCCATCCGGACAGTACCACCGACGACCACCGCTGGGAGTGCGTGGATATCAAGGCCGTGGTGCCTGTGAAAACGCCAGTGTCACTGGATATGATCAAGGCCGATCCGCGGCTGGCCGAGATGGTTCTGGTCAAGAACTCTCGGCTGTCCGTGCAGCCCGTGACCGAGGACGAGTGGCAGGTGATCTGCGACATAGCGGGCGTTGAAACCTAG
- a CDS encoding GNAT family N-acetyltransferase — protein MTIRIRHGSALDVRSATRLLNEIINVGGTTALTKEVTKDEMEGWLFGDAGRTAWHVAVDEQDQVQGFQWIGPWPDLPPEACEIGTFVKIGQTGLGIGSQLFEATKLAALDLGFDWINANIRSDNESGLTYYQSRGFRTYRYEENVTLPSGQTVGKTHKRYDLKD, from the coding sequence ATGACCATTCGAATTCGCCACGGAAGCGCACTGGACGTCCGGTCCGCAACCCGTTTGCTGAACGAGATCATAAACGTCGGAGGCACAACCGCTCTGACCAAGGAAGTGACGAAAGACGAGATGGAGGGCTGGCTATTTGGCGACGCCGGACGCACAGCCTGGCATGTCGCGGTAGATGAGCAGGACCAGGTGCAGGGCTTTCAATGGATCGGCCCCTGGCCGGATTTGCCCCCTGAGGCCTGTGAAATCGGCACCTTCGTTAAGATCGGCCAAACCGGGCTTGGGATCGGCTCGCAGCTTTTTGAGGCCACCAAATTGGCCGCGTTGGATCTGGGGTTTGACTGGATCAACGCCAACATCCGGTCCGACAATGAAAGCGGGCTCACCTACTATCAAAGCCGCGGGTTCCGGACATATCGATACGAAGAAAACGTGACATTGCCAAGCGGCCAGACCGTAGGCAAAACCCACAAACGCTACGACCTCAAGGACTAA
- a CDS encoding HD domain-containing protein: MARAWQRMLSGRRLDLLDPTPVDIEIEDIAHGLAFVARWNGQTLGDYAYSVAEHSLLVEELYARMNPKAPTKWRLAALLHDAPEYVIGDMISPVKAAVGPGYGALDERLTAAIHIRFGLPAVIPKTVKAQIKRADKVSAYMEAVQIAGFTEAEAAKLFGQPKPEIIEGLTIDLRPPVQVRRAFTERHDTLMRSL; encoded by the coding sequence ATGGCGCGCGCATGGCAAAGGATGCTGTCTGGTCGGAGGCTTGACCTCTTGGACCCGACTCCGGTGGACATCGAAATCGAAGACATCGCCCACGGCCTCGCCTTTGTGGCGCGCTGGAATGGGCAGACTCTGGGCGACTACGCCTATTCGGTGGCGGAACATTCGCTGCTTGTCGAAGAGCTCTATGCGCGAATGAACCCCAAAGCCCCGACCAAATGGCGCTTGGCCGCCCTTCTGCACGACGCCCCTGAATATGTCATCGGCGATATGATCTCTCCGGTCAAAGCCGCGGTCGGACCCGGCTATGGGGCGTTGGACGAAAGATTAACGGCAGCGATCCATATTCGCTTTGGACTGCCTGCGGTGATTCCCAAGACCGTGAAGGCGCAAATCAAACGTGCCGATAAGGTCTCGGCCTATATGGAGGCGGTTCAAATTGCGGGTTTCACCGAAGCTGAGGCCGCCAAGCTCTTCGGACAGCCCAAACCCGAGATCATAGAAGGCCTGACAATCGATCTGCGCCCTCCGGTTCAGGTCCGGCGCGCTTTCACAGAACGTCATGACACGCTGATGAGGTCGCTATGA
- a CDS encoding YciI family protein, which yields MRFALIAKDKPGALEVRKANRDAHVAYLKSSDAVEMAGPFLDDNGEMCGSLIILDLPDMAAAEAWAAQDPYKAADLFQSVEITAWNKVIG from the coding sequence ATGCGTTTTGCCCTGATTGCGAAAGACAAACCCGGTGCACTTGAGGTCCGCAAAGCCAATCGCGACGCTCATGTGGCCTATCTGAAATCCTCCGATGCAGTCGAAATGGCAGGCCCGTTTCTGGACGATAACGGTGAGATGTGCGGATCGCTGATCATTCTGGACCTACCCGATATGGCCGCCGCCGAGGCCTGGGCCGCGCAGGATCCTTATAAGGCAGCTGATCTCTTTCAATCGGTCGAAATCACTGCGTGGAACAAGGTGATCGGCTGA
- a CDS encoding GNAT family N-acetyltransferase, translated as MSITIRPAHAQDAQGMAEVLNEIIQIGGTTAYTDPVTPDYLVGRMFEATDASAWHVAIDDSGDCVGFQWVTTATYLPPEACEIATFAKTGRTGLGIGTKLFAATKAAAISLGYSWINANIRSDNDSGLAYYTAKGFKDYDRQIGIELANGQVVDKTLKRYDLS; from the coding sequence ATGAGCATCACAATTCGCCCAGCGCACGCACAGGATGCACAGGGAATGGCCGAGGTGCTCAACGAAATCATCCAGATCGGTGGCACCACGGCCTACACCGACCCCGTGACGCCGGACTATTTGGTAGGCCGCATGTTCGAAGCCACCGACGCCTCAGCTTGGCACGTCGCCATCGATGACTCCGGCGACTGCGTTGGGTTTCAATGGGTCACCACAGCCACCTACCTACCGCCGGAGGCCTGCGAAATCGCAACTTTCGCCAAAACAGGCCGGACAGGGCTGGGCATCGGTACCAAGCTTTTTGCCGCAACCAAAGCCGCAGCCATCTCGCTTGGCTACAGTTGGATCAACGCCAATATCCGCTCGGACAATGACAGTGGCTTGGCTTATTACACAGCAAAAGGCTTCAAGGACTATGATCGCCAGATCGGTATCGAACTGGCAAATGGCCAAGTGGTCGACAAAACCCTCAAACGCTACGATCTCTCATGA
- a CDS encoding ActR/PrrA/RegA family redox response regulator transcription factor, giving the protein MVDQALLEIGSDNSLLLVDDDEVFLKRLAKAMEKRGFAVETAESVAAGRAIATARPPAYAVVDLRLDDGNGLDVVEVLQDKREDCRVVILTGYGAIATAVAAVKAGATDYLAKPADAQDIVNALLSERGELPPPPENPMSADRVRWEHIQRIYELCDRNVSETARRLNMHRRTLQRILAKRSPR; this is encoded by the coding sequence ATGGTTGACCAGGCACTTCTCGAGATCGGATCTGACAATAGTCTGTTGTTGGTCGACGACGATGAGGTTTTTCTGAAACGTCTCGCCAAGGCGATGGAAAAGCGCGGGTTCGCTGTTGAAACGGCCGAGTCCGTGGCTGCCGGGCGCGCAATTGCCACCGCACGGCCTCCGGCCTATGCGGTTGTGGATCTGCGTCTGGATGATGGCAACGGTTTGGATGTCGTCGAAGTCTTGCAGGACAAGCGCGAAGACTGTCGGGTTGTGATCCTAACGGGCTATGGTGCGATTGCCACGGCAGTTGCGGCTGTAAAGGCAGGCGCCACGGATTATCTGGCGAAACCGGCGGATGCTCAGGACATCGTGAATGCTCTGTTGTCTGAACGTGGCGAGCTGCCGCCGCCGCCGGAAAACCCGATGAGCGCGGACCGTGTGCGTTGGGAGCATATCCAGCGGATCTATGAGCTCTGCGATCGCAATGTGTCCGAAACGGCGCGCCGTCTGAATATGCACCGCCGTACGCTTCAGCGCATTCTGGCGAAACGCAGCCCACGCTAA
- a CDS encoding HD domain-containing protein: MSEEKLVSFTQMKDGTKEDYLLLAELEKPYLGMTADRVLDEMRRHGEASLEGYRINRLQHGLQSATRAEADGADIDWIVGALLHDIGDGLAPQNHDRFSAEVIRPFVRWDVSWVVEHHGIFQMLYYGKHYGWDENARDQFKDHPCFDSCAAFCERWDQSSFDPEYPMKPLSHFEPMVREVFGRKAYDPEVLREGFVSELFCVSNRS; encoded by the coding sequence ATGAGCGAAGAAAAACTGGTCAGCTTCACCCAGATGAAGGATGGCACCAAGGAAGACTATCTTCTGCTGGCCGAGCTGGAGAAACCCTATCTGGGTATGACCGCTGATCGCGTGCTTGACGAAATGCGCCGCCATGGAGAGGCCTCGCTTGAAGGGTATCGCATCAATCGGCTCCAACATGGATTGCAATCGGCCACTCGCGCAGAAGCGGATGGCGCTGATATCGACTGGATTGTTGGGGCTTTGTTGCATGACATCGGCGATGGGCTTGCACCGCAGAACCATGATCGCTTCTCCGCCGAGGTGATCCGTCCATTTGTGCGCTGGGATGTGTCTTGGGTGGTCGAGCATCATGGGATTTTCCAGATGCTCTATTATGGCAAACACTATGGCTGGGACGAAAACGCGCGGGATCAGTTTAAGGATCACCCGTGCTTTGACAGCTGCGCGGCCTTTTGCGAGCGGTGGGATCAGTCATCTTTTGATCCCGAGTATCCGATGAAGCCGCTTTCGCATTTCGAACCCATGGTGCGCGAGGTCTTTGGGCGTAAGGCTTACGATCCAGAGGTGCTCCGCGAGGGGTTTGTGTCGGAGCTTTTTTGCGTCTCAAATAGGTCTTAA
- a CDS encoding phytanoyl-CoA dioxygenase family protein gives MQGSLTREQAQQYQDKGYVAGLTAFSSEDAAGLRQQVETLEQMYAAGADGFDLGQFFRVNGHLVIPLLAQVSRTPQILDQVASILGPDLLVWSVELFIKEPGTKSVVSWHQDITYWGMGETDEELTAWIALSDVSVEAGCMRFIPGSHKNKIVAHEDTFDEDNLLSRGQEIAGIDETKAEHGPLKPGQMSFHHGRTFHASSPNNSDDRRIGLAIRYVTPGVRQSAQGRDYAMLVRGKDAENGWIHIAGPNRLFDPEDLALYREVLNHQSTTLAAGAEGNVGMYQAEGAS, from the coding sequence ATGCAGGGATCATTAACACGGGAACAGGCGCAACAGTATCAGGACAAAGGCTATGTGGCCGGTCTGACCGCGTTTTCCTCTGAGGACGCGGCGGGGTTGCGCCAGCAGGTTGAGACTTTGGAACAGATGTATGCCGCTGGTGCTGACGGCTTTGATCTGGGACAGTTCTTTCGCGTGAACGGTCATCTGGTCATCCCTTTGCTGGCACAGGTGTCGCGTACGCCTCAGATCCTTGATCAAGTTGCCTCGATCCTTGGGCCGGACCTTTTGGTCTGGTCAGTTGAACTCTTCATCAAAGAGCCGGGCACGAAGTCCGTCGTCAGTTGGCATCAGGACATCACCTATTGGGGCATGGGCGAAACAGACGAAGAGCTGACGGCTTGGATCGCGCTTTCTGACGTAAGCGTCGAGGCGGGCTGCATGCGGTTCATCCCCGGCAGTCACAAAAACAAGATCGTAGCGCATGAGGACACCTTTGATGAGGACAACCTCCTGTCGCGTGGCCAAGAAATCGCGGGGATTGACGAGACGAAAGCCGAGCACGGGCCCCTGAAACCCGGGCAGATGTCGTTTCATCATGGGCGGACATTCCATGCCTCCTCGCCGAATAACTCCGATGACCGCCGGATCGGTTTGGCGATCCGTTATGTCACCCCGGGCGTACGGCAATCGGCGCAAGGACGCGATTACGCGATGCTTGTGCGCGGCAAAGACGCCGAGAACGGCTGGATCCATATCGCAGGCCCCAATCGCCTGTTTGATCCCGAAGACCTCGCGCTCTATCGTGAGGTTCTCAATCATCAATCCACCACCTTGGCCGCAGGGGCCGAGGGTAATGTGGGCATGTATCAGGCGGAAGGTGCGTCATGA
- a CDS encoding SCO family protein → MVRAIAAVSTVAILSLLGGVWYVSQNPGGDVFAQCRASQVAGGGGAIGGPFTLVDEDNKIVTDKDVITEPTLVYFGYTFCPDACPFDAARNAEAVEILEGQGISTTPVFVSVDPDRDTPEVLKEWTDYLHPKMLGLTGTADQLKAATRAYKSYYKINESEDEFYLVDHSTFTYLMLPEHGFVEFFRRDASAEQTADQIACFVNNA, encoded by the coding sequence ATGGTTCGTGCAATTGCCGCTGTGTCTACGGTTGCGATCCTCTCTTTATTGGGTGGGGTTTGGTATGTGTCGCAAAACCCTGGCGGAGACGTCTTTGCCCAGTGCCGCGCCTCGCAAGTCGCGGGTGGTGGCGGCGCGATTGGCGGTCCGTTCACTTTGGTGGATGAGGACAACAAAATCGTCACAGATAAGGATGTGATCACTGAGCCGACGTTGGTTTATTTTGGCTATACGTTCTGCCCGGATGCTTGTCCGTTTGATGCGGCCCGCAATGCCGAAGCCGTCGAAATACTTGAGGGTCAGGGGATCTCGACCACGCCGGTTTTTGTTTCGGTGGATCCGGATCGCGACACGCCTGAAGTGTTGAAGGAATGGACGGACTATCTGCATCCGAAAATGCTAGGCCTGACAGGCACTGCCGATCAGCTTAAAGCCGCGACGCGCGCTTATAAGTCCTATTACAAGATCAACGAAAGCGAGGACGAGTTCTATCTCGTGGATCATTCGACTTTCACCTACTTGATGTTGCCCGAGCATGGATTCGTTGAGTTTTTCCGTCGCGACGCGTCTGCGGAACAAACGGCAGATCAGATTGCCTGCTTTGTGAACAACGCATAA
- a CDS encoding DUF1761 domain-containing protein translates to MGFVSVIAAAVAAYVFGAVWYMAMAKPWMAASGVEVGEDGRPANSKNPMPYIVSIICLIIVAGMMRHMFALSGITEPGKGLIAGLGAGLFLAVPWLATNYTFAGRPRALILLDGIYATGGSAIIGLVLTLI, encoded by the coding sequence ATGGGTTTTGTGAGTGTGATTGCGGCGGCTGTTGCCGCTTATGTGTTCGGTGCGGTCTGGTATATGGCGATGGCCAAACCCTGGATGGCCGCTTCCGGGGTTGAGGTCGGTGAGGACGGGCGGCCTGCCAATTCGAAAAACCCTATGCCCTATATCGTGTCGATCATTTGCCTGATCATCGTGGCAGGCATGATGCGGCATATGTTTGCGTTGTCGGGCATCACCGAACCGGGAAAAGGCCTGATCGCAGGGCTAGGTGCGGGCCTGTTTCTGGCGGTGCCGTGGTTGGCGACCAACTACACTTTTGCCGGCCGGCCGCGCGCGCTGATCCTGCTGGACGGTATCTATGCGACCGGCGGCAGCGCGATCATCGGCTTGGTTCTGACGCTGATCTGA